The following DNA comes from Spirulina major PCC 6313.
CACGCTCGCTTCAAGAATAGCAAGGTTAGAGTTCAGTGAGTTTGACCCACTGGCTCTTTTTTTTGGGGTCAAGGCTCAGGGGCCGGCGGCTCGTTAAGATAGGGGCTGTGTTGCTGGAGCATGGCTAAATGATGTCTTTATTGCCGGTGGGATTGGAGCCGCGCTTGATGGCTCAGATGCGGTTTATTGTGGAGATCGATCGCCTCAAGACGGTGTTGCGTCAAACGAGCTTGGCGGATGGGTCGCGGCGGGAGAATAGTGCTGAACATTCCTGGCATTTGGCGCTGATGGCGATCGCGCTGGCGGACTATGCACCGCCGGGGGTGGATTTGCATCGGGCGATCGCGCTCTTGCTCGTCCATGACGTGGTGGAAATCGATGCGGGGGATACCTTCTGCTACGATCTGGCGGGCAATGCCGATAAGGCGGCACGGGAACAGGCTGCGGCTGATCGCATTTTTGGCCTGTTACCGAAGGATCAATCTCAACAGTATCGCGATCTGTGGGATGAGTTTGAGGCGGGGGAGACGGTGACGGCCCAGTTTGCGATCGCCCTGGATCGCCTCCAACCGTTTTTGTTGAATTTGGCCAACCATGGGGGAACTTGGCGGGAGCACGGCATTGATGAGGCGCGGATTCGCGATCGCATGGCTCCGGTGGCGCGGGTATCGCCGGAACTGGGGGGGATGGTGGAGGCAGCGATCGCCCAATGTCGGGCGGCGGGGGCGATCGTTTAAGGCAGAAGGCAGAATCGAAAATTCTGGCAATTCTTGACATTTGGGATCGCCTCAATCAACCCGACCGGCCAGAGAACGATTAAAGTGATCAGTGAGGATAAACTGTCCTCCATCGCTGTATTCACCCCATCTAGATTGAGGAGACCTTGATGCTTGAAGCCTATCGCAACCATGTGGCCGAACGCGCTGTTCTGGGCATTCCGCCCCTCCCCCTCACTGCCGCCCAAACCACAGACCTGTGCGAACTGCTGAAGAATCCGCCCGCAGCCGAAAAAGAAGAATTGTTGATGTTGCTACGCGATCGCGTTCCCCCCGGTGTGGACGAAGCCGCCTATGTGAAAGCAGGATTTTTAACCGGCATTGCCAAAGGCGAGATCCCCTGTCCGCTCATTTCCAAACAAGGCGCGATCGATCTCCTCGGTACGATGGTGGGCGGGTATAACGTGCAATCCCTGGTGGATCTGTTGAAATCGCGTGATCCAGAAGTGGCATCGACGGCAGCGATCGCCCTCAGCAAAACCACCCTCGTTTTCGATGCTTTCAACGATGTGTTAAACCTCTCCGAAGTCAACCCCCACGCCAAACAAGTGATCGACGCTTGGGCCGAAGGCGACTGGTTCATCAGCAAACCCAAACTCCCGGAAACCATCACCGTCACCGTCTTCAAAGTCCCCGGCGAAACCAACACCGACGACCTTTCCCCCGCCCCCCACGCCACCACCCGCCCCGACATCCCCCTCCACGCCACCGTCATGCTGGAATCGCGGATGCCCGACGGCCTCGCCACCATTGCCCAACTCAAAGCACAGGGCCACCCCGTAGCCTACGTCGGCGATGTCGTCGGCACAGGGTCAAGCCGGAAATCCGCCGCCAACTCCCTGCTCTGGCACATCGGCAACGACATCCCCTTCATCCCCAATAAGCGATCGGGCGGTGTTGTCCTTGGCGGTAAAATCGCCCCAATCTTCTTCAACACCTGCGAAGACTCCGGCGCACTCCCCATTGAATGCGACGTGAACGCCCTCAACACCGGCGACGTGATCACCATTCACCCCTACGCCGGCAAAATCACCAACGCAGCAGGCGAAACCATCTCCAGCTTTGAACTCAAACCCGAAACCATCGTTGATGAAGTCCGGGCTGGCGGTCGGATTCCCCTCCTCATCGGTCGCAGCCTCACGGACAAAACCCGCGAAGCCCTCGGCCTCCCCCTCAGTGACCTTTTCACCCGCCCCACCCTCCCCAGCGACACCGGCAACGGTTTCACCCTCGCCCAAAAAATGGTCGGCAAAGCCTGCGGCCTCCCCGGCATTCGTCCCGGCACTTCCTGCGAACCCCTAATGACCACCGTGGGTTCCCAAGACACCACCGGCCCCATGACCCGCGACGAACTCAAAGAACTCGCCTGTCTGGGTTTCTCCGCTGACCTCACCTTGCAAACCTTCTGCCACACCGCCGCCTATCCCAAACCCGTCGATATCACCACCCACAAAAACCTTCCCGACTTCTTCGCCACCCGTGGCGGCGTAGCCCTGCGACCCGGTGACGGCATCATTCACTCTTGGCTGAACCGGATGCTTCTGCCGGATACCGTCGGTACAGGCGGCGACTCCCACACCCGTTTCCCCTTGGGGATTTCTTTCCCCGCTGGTTCCGGGTTAGTGGCCTTTGCGGCGGCGTTGGGCGCGATGCCTCTGGATATGCCGGAATCGGTGCTGGTGAAATTTAGCGGCGAACTGCAACCCGGTGTCACGCTGCGGGATATCGTCAACGCGATCCCCTGGGTGGCGATGCAACAGGGCAAACTCACCGCCGGTAAAGGCGACAAAATCAACGTCTTCAACGGTCGGATCATGGAAATGGAAGGGTTGCCCGATCTCAAAGTGGAGCAAGCCTTTGAACTCACCGATGCTACGGCTGAACGGTCTTGCGCCGGTTCAACGATTAAGCTCAGCGAGGAAACCGTGGCGGAATATCTCCGCTCCAATGTGGCGTTGCTGAAAAATATGGTGGCTCGCGGCTATCAAGACCCCAAAACCCTGATGCGCCGCGTGGCAAAAATGGAACAGTGGCTCGCCAACCCTGAATTGATGTCTGCGGATGCGGATGCGGACTATGTGGACACGATTGAGATCAATCTCAACGAGATTAAGGAGCCGATCGTTGCTGCCCCCAATGATCCGGACAATGTCAAACTGATGTCTGAATGTGCAGGCGACACGATCCATGAGGTGTTTATCGGTTCCTGCATGACCAACATCGGCCACTATCGCGCTGCTGCGAAAATCCTCGAAGGGGCGGGCCCGGTCAAAGGCCGGCTTTGGATTTGTCCGCCAACGCGCATGGATGAAAAGCAATTGCGCGAAGAGGGGGTTTATGGGGTGTTTGCCGCTGCCGGAGCGCGGACGGAAATGCCCGGTTGCTCTCTCTGCATGGGCAACCAAGCCCGCGTTGAAGATGGCGTGACGGTGTTTTCCACTTCGACCCGGAATTTCAATAACCGCATGGGCAAGGGCGCACAGGTTTACCTGGGTTCGGCGGAGTTGGCGGCGGTCTGTGCGCTGCTGGGTAAGATTCCAACGGTGGCGGAGTATTTAGCGATCGTGACGGAAAAACTCGACCCCTTCGCGGACGAACTCTATCGCTATCTCAATTTCGACCAAATCGCCGATTTTGAAGACGAAGGCCGCGTCATTCCCCTCGACCAAATGCCCAAAATCGAGGACATTCTAGGAATGCCCGCCACTGTGAAGTAGTTCTGAGCCAGAAATCTAATGTCACAATTACGGGGGAGTCAAATTTGGCTCCCCTTTTTCATCCATACCCGCAACAATGGCATAGACATTTTGCTTGGAGCACTGATTCAACACCAGTGATTGGCAAAACATAATGTGGTCGTGCAACAGTTGAAGCTCTGCACATGAATCGCCAGGGTGTTGTTAATCTCAGGCGTTTACTCGTGCGGGATAATCGTCATCCACCCAAGAATTGATGGGAGATAATGAGTGTAACGATTACGGCTGCCAAACGGAAGGTCTGATACATTGATGGCAGTCCCGATCGCTCCTTCGCCATGACTGACCCTGATGCGCCGCTGCGTAGTGTTCATACGAGCAACTTTCCTGACTTGCTGAATCAGTTGGGGATTTCCTTGGTGGTGTCTACCTATCAAGCGGGGAAAGTGATTGTGATGCGGGCTGATGGGAATACGATGAATACTCATTTTCGGGTGTTTCCCAAACCCATGGGGTTGGTGGCGGATCGGGAGCGGATGGCGATCGGGTCAACGTTGCAGATTTTTGAATTGCGGAATGTGCCAGCGGTGGCGGCGAAACTTGACCCGCCCGATCGCCACGATGCTTGTTATTTACCTCGAAAAATTCATATCACGGGGGATATTGATATCCATGAAATGGCCTATGCGGGGTCGGACTTGTGGTTTGTGAATACGCGGTTTTCCTGCCTTTGTACCCTGGAAGACCCCACCTGTTCCTTTGTGCCGCGTTGGCGACCGCCGTTTATTTCGGCCTATGATTTGAGCGATCGCTGTCACCTCAACGGCCTCGCTGTCGTTGATGATCAACCCCGCTACATCACCGCCCTCGGAGCCACCGATACCCCTGCCGGATGGCGCAAAAACAAAGCCAGTGGCGGCATTTTGATGGATGTCTCCAACAATGAATTTGTCACCCAAGGGTTATCGATGCCCCACTCGCCCCGCTGGTATGACGGCAAGCTGTGGGTCTTGGAATCCGGGAAAGGCTCCCTTGCACAGGTAGACCCGATGACGGGAGCGGTGGAGACGGTGACACTGATGCCGGGGTTTACGCGGGGCTTGGATTTTTGGCATCGGGTGGCGTTTGTGGGGCTGTCTCAGGTGCGGGAAACGGCGGTGTTTAGTGGGTTGCCAATTACGGAGCAGGGCGATCGCAATTGTGGCGTGTGGGCGGTGCATTTGGATACGGGGCAGATTCTCGCCTTTTTGCGGTTTGAGGCGGCGGTACAGGAGATTTTTTCGGTGCAGGTGTTGCCGGGGATTCGCTTCCCGGAGTTGATTGATTGGGATGAAACCTTGTTGGGGTCGTCCTATGTGTTGCCCGATGCGGCGGTGCAAGAAGTGGCCCAAGGCCCCCTAGAGTTTGATCACGATGAGCAGGCGGACTTTCTCTTTCGTTCCGGCAACGATCGCTACACCCAAGGCAACCTCACCGAAGCCATGCAAAACTATCAACAGTGCCTCGAACTGAAACCGGATTTTCCCCTCGCTCGCTACAACTTGGGGGTGATCTATCGGCAGATGGAACGCTGGGCCGAGGCGGAGGCGGCGTTTAAACAGGTGGTGGCCACCGATCCGAAGAATGCGGCGGTGTATAACAATTTGGGGATTGTGGCACAGCATCAAGGCCGCTATCAGGATGCGGTGCGGGATTATGAACGAGCGATCGCCCTACAACCCGATTTTGCCACAGCGCATTTTAACTACGGGATGTTGCTGCTTAGTTTGGGCGACCTGAAGCGCGGCTTCACCGAATCGGAATGGCGGTGGCAAACGGAGGAATTCACCCCCTTTGATTGCCCCCATCCCCGCTGGCAGGGCGAAGACATTACCGGCAAAACTCTCCTCATTCACACCGAACAGGGAGCCGGGGACGCGATCCAGTTTTGCCGATTTATTCCCCTGGTTGCTGAACGGTGTGCCCAAATTCTCCTCGTCTGTATGCCGGAACTGATGCCCCTGTTGCGCACCGTGCCGGGGATCACGAAGCTACTCCCCCCCGGTCAATTGTCCCTGAGTGATTTTCAAGCCTTTGTGCCGCTGATGAGTTTGCCCTACTGTCTCGGCACGACCCTAGAAACACTCCCCAACACTGTGCCCTATCTGGATGTGGAGCGATCGCCGACGATGCAACTTTTAGGCGAGGGGTTAAAGGTAGGGATTGTCTGGGGTGGCAGTCCTACCCATAAAAATGATCACCACCGTTCGACGCGCTTGGCGGCGTGGTTGCCGATTTTAACTGTGCCGGGGGTGACGTTTTTCTCGCTGCAAAAAGGGGAGCGATCGGCGGAGTTGGCCGATTTACCGCCAGAGGTGACGGTGCAGGATTTGGGGCCGCAGATTCAGGATTTTGGCGATACGGCGAATTTTTTAAAACAGTTGGATTTGGTGATCACGGTGGACACCTCAGGGGCGCATTTGGCGGGGGCGTTGGGACTGAAGGTGTGGGTGCTGCTCTGTGCCGATCCGGATTGGCGGTGGTTGCGCGATCGCGAAGCCGACAGCCTCCCCGGTCGCCTCGATAGCCCCTGGTATCCCACCATGAACCTCTTTCGTCAAACGGAACTCGATCACTGGGAACCGGTTATGGCGGAAGTCCGCGCCCTACTCCAAGCTCAGATCCCCTAGGATGGTCGCTGTATTCTTCATTTGTCCATCATTTCCATGACCCACGGCCCCGATCCTCAGACGCGCTATCCCTTACCCGGTCAAACGCGGCTCGTTTTTCTCAACAGGGTGATTACCAATCCCCATATCCAGGTGGGCGACTACACCTATTACGATGACCCGGATGATCCGACAACGTTCGAGCGCAATGTGCTGTATCACTTTGACTTTGTGGGCGATCGCTTAATCATCGGTAAGTTTTGCGCGATCGCCTCCGGTGCCACCTTCATCATGAACGGCGGCAACCACGCCACCCAGGGCATCAGCACCTATCCCTTCGGCATTTTCGGCCAAGGGTGGGAAAGCGCGATGCCCACCGCATGGCCCCACAAGGGCGACACCACGATCGGCCATGATGTCTGGATTGGCTATCAAGCCACGCTGATGCCAGGGGTGACGGTGGGACATGGGGCGATTATTGGCACAAAATCCGTCGTGACGCACGATGTAGAACCCTATGCGATCGTCGCGGGCAACCCCGCACGGGTAATCCGCAAACGCTTCACCGATGCGGAGATCGAAACCCTGATCCAGGTCGCCTGGTGGGATTGGCCCATTGAAAAAATCACCGCCCATTTAGCGGTGATTGGCGGCGGTGATGTGGAGGCGATCGCCTCCCTCACACCCTAAACCCCTCATCCCCGACCCTTCTCCCACCGGGAAAAGGGAGAAAAAAGCCCTCTCCAGTGGGAGAGGGTTAGGTGAGGGGTGCTTAATATTGCGGCACAGAGGAATCAACCTCTTGGCTCCAAGCGGTAATGCCGCCCACCACATTCGTGCCATCAATCCCGTGCTCTTTCAAAATCCGAATGGCGGTCGCCGATCGCCCCCCCATCTTGCAATGAGCGATTAAGCGATGGCCATTGAGCACTGCTTTCACTTTTTCCACCCCCGGCCCCTGTTCAATATCCGGCAAGGGAATCAACACAGCACCGGGAATCTGAGCAATTTCATACTCGTTGGGATTGCGCACATCAATCAGCACGTAATCCTGAGCATCACTATCGAGCAATGCCTTGAGTTCAGTCACGGTCATTTCTTGCATCGCTGCTTTTTCCTGTTCGGCTTCGGCTTGGGCTTGGGGAATGCCGCAAAACTGTTCGTAGTCGATCAGTTTTTCAATCACGGGGCGAACCGGATTAGGGCGCAGCTTGAGTTCTCGGAAGGACATTTCTAAGGCATTGTAAAGCAAGAGCCGCCCACTCAAAGTTGTATTTGAACCAAGAATGATCTTAATCGCCTCGGTGGCTTGAATCACCCCGATAATTCCCGGCAGCACACCCAAGACCCCACCCTCAGCACAAGACGGAACCATGCCCGGCGGCGGCGGTTCAGGATAGAGGTCGCGGTAGTTGGGCCCGCCTTCATAGTTAAACACCGTGGCTTGACCTTCAAACCGGAAGATCGAGCCGTAGACGTTGGGTTTATCCAAGAGCACGCAAGCATCGTTGGTTAAATACCGGGTCGGAAAATTATCCGTACCGTCAATCACCACATCGTAGGGGCGGAAAATATCGAGGGCATTTTCCGAACTGAGGCGGGTGTTGTAGAGGTCTACTTGGCAGGTGGGGTTAATTTCGAGGATGCGGTGCTTAGCGGATTCGATTTTCGGCTTGCCGACCCAGGATGTGCCGTGAATGACTTGGCGTTGGAGGTTGGAATGATCCACCACGTCAAAGTCTACGATCCCGATCCGGCCAATCCCGGCGGCGGCAAGATAGAGGAGCAGGGGTGACCCTAGGCCACCAGTGCCAATGCAGAGAACGCTAGCAGCTTTGAGGCGTTTTTGTCCTTCAAGGCCCACTTCGGGCAGGATGATGTGCCGGGCGTAGCGTTCGTAGTCGTCTTTACTGAGTTGGATGTCATCCAAGTTGGGATTTAACATAGTCGATTACGTTTAGGGTCTTGTGGTTCAAAAACCCGTTTTCTATAGAATTTAGCGAGTCAGAAGTATCATTCTAGACTGAATTGCTCAGGGGGATGCTGAAACTGCAAGCGATGTTTACAAACCGACGGGCCTGGAAGCATTTAAGGGTAAGCAGGCAGCGTCATGAGTGGGCGGATTGCCGACTGCGTCATCCAATCTAACGATTTGGTCGCCTGGGAAGACTTGAAGGTGAACGGGTTAGTCTGGGATCGGCATCGGGCTGAGTCGATAGTGAAGCGGGCTTGTATCCTGCGCCTTGGACTAACTACCGTGGGGCACAAGGGACGTTATCCGCTTGGGGAGATTAGACCTCTGGCGGGGTTGGAGCAATCCGGCTCGGTTAAGTCCGGTGGATGAACCCAGAATCCCCGTCGCTGTCTTCGTGGGGAGTGTCAAATTCTGTCGAAGGGGTACGGGGGCGCGTTGGTTGAAGGGCGCGATCGCCCGCCTCAGTCGCTCCCCCATCAATGCAAGGCTTTCGACAATCGAGACCCTAGGATCTTGAGATCAGCCCTCAGGATTAAAGGGGTGGGGAAAAGCGCGATCGCACCCCTCACCGCGCCCGATCCTCATCCATTAGAGCCGATATAAACCCCCCACCTGCTCCGCGTAGCCGTTATACAGAAGCGTCTCCTTCATTTCCCAATCCAGCGTTGTTCCCGGCCCGATGAATCGCTCCGTAGCTTGAGACCAACGGGGATGGGGTTTTCCCGGATTCACATTCGCTTCAAAGCCGTATTCATTAGGGATCAGACTATTCCAATAGGTGGCGGGTTGTTCGGCCACAAACTCAATTTTGACAATGGATTTCGCCCCTTTAAACCCATATTTCCAGGGCAACACTGCCCGGATCGGCGCACCATGTTGCTTCGGTAGTTCTTTGCCGTAAATGCCCACGGCGAAAAAGGCCAAATCATTGGCCATCTCTTCAATGCGTAACCCTTCTTGATAGGGCCAAGGCAATGAGCCTAAGTGGAAACCAGGCCCTGGGGTGATTTTTTCATCGTAGAAGGAGGTAAAGCGGACAAATTTTGCGTTGGATGTGGGTTCAACGGCTTCGATGATTTTGCGCATCGGGAACCCCACCCAGGGCAGCACCATCGACCAAGCTTCGACACAGCGGAAACGGTAGATCCGTTCTTCGAGGTCAAAGGTGTTGCGCAGATCGTCGAGGTCATAGGTGCGAGGATTTTTCACCAGGCCGGTTACTGCCAGAGTCCACGGATTAGTGGGGAGGGTTTGGGCGGCTTTCCAGATCGATTTCGTGCCGCCGAATTCGTAGAAGTTGTTGTATTGACTGGCGAGGTTTTGGGTGGTGAGGGGGCGATCGCCCTCCCGAAAATCTGGGTTTTTGCGAATGGGCGATAGTTTCGGAAGTTGAAAGCTTTGTTCGAGTTCACTCCCTGGGCCTGAGGGAGTCGATTTACAGCCAGTCAAGGGCAAAATTGAGGCACTCACCCCGAAGCCCAACAGGGTCTTGAGGACGTGACGACGGGTAAAGTATGCCGATTCGGAGGTGACGTGGTTTTCGCGGAGGTGCCACGTAGGCGGATGGAGTGAGAAGGGCATCAGCGTTTGCTTAGGGGATCAACAAGGGTGAATGAGGACAAACCATCAGGGACGAGATTCCTGCTGTTCTCCCAATTGTAACGATTGTTGTCACGGAGAGAGGGGCACGACCATGCCTTCACGGGCCAGGTTGAGGTTGGGGAATAATTGCTGAAGCTTGGATTCGATGTGATCTAAATAGTCGTCGCTGTGGTCTGGATTGTGGAGGGAAAGGATGATGTGTTTAACGCCGACATCTTTCGCGGTTTTGATGTTGTGGTGGAGGCGATCGCTACTCTCTAATGCCAACGGCACACCCGCCGAAGTGGCACGGGGAGCCGCTAGCATCAAAAGATCGGCATTGCGGGCAAACTCAAACAACGGAGAACTGGCACTTTCAAGACAATCATCGGGACTCATCGCATAGACGATCGCCTTATCGTGAACCGTCGTGCGATACCCCACCGAACGATGATGATCATTGAGCAAACAACTCTCAATCACAATGTCATCGCCAATGTGACACTTGTTAAGATCATTCAGGTCATGAAATTCCAGCTTGGATTGCATCACCTGGATCGGCACCGGAAAATTAGGCCCTAGCATTTGCTTGCTGAGACGTTGCTGAAATGTTGAGCCGTTGGAGGCATTAGCCCCATAGATATGAAAGTGATTGATGGGGATAAACGCAGGCACAAAAAATGGAAAACCCTGAATGCGATCCCAATGGCAATGGGTGAAGAAAAGGTGTGCTTCAACGGGCATCCGGGACAAAAGACTATTGCCAAGAATTCGCAACCCCGTCCCTCCGTCGAAGACCAGGCAATGGTCATCAATACGAAGTTCTACACAGGACGTATTACCACCGTACCGCACAGTATCTTCACCGGGAGTTGGGATCTGATCACGAACGCCCCAAAACTGCACATCAACGCTCACAGCAAGGCTCTCCTCCTGGACATCATGGGTACTCGGCATTGCGACATCTATGGCTGCTGGCTGGGAATAAACTCAAAACAATTAACAAGGGGAAACCCGGCACACAGGACTACACCACACAGTATAGCCCTCAGACTTCAAGGGAACTTGTCTCAGGACGGTGGAACTTCGGAGATGAAGCACAAAAACCCCCTTGAATGTTCGTCAGTTGGCAATCCAATAATTAGGATAGCAGTGTGGGAATCTTCCCTTACTTTAACTCTACTCACACCCATTGGGGAGTCGGGATAGTTTTCCCTGAGCTTCCAATTATATTAGCGTGGAGATTAGGCAGACCTTGTGAGTTATATCACAAGGCCTAACTTCATTTCGCTTCAGCCCCAGAGGGTGGCCTTGAAAACGATTATTTCGCCGCTTGAATACAACGCTCAACAAGGGTTAAGACTTCGCTCACACCTTTCCAGCCTAGGATTTCCGTTTCTTTCTTTTCGAGGTTTTTGTAGGTGCGGAAAAACTCGGCGATTTCATCGAGGCGGTGGGGGGCGATGTTTTCGAGGGACTGGACTTGGGCGCAGCGGGGGTCATCGTTGGGCACGCAGATCAGTTTTTCATCGCGATCGCCTCCATCGA
Coding sequences within:
- a CDS encoding CatB-related O-acetyltransferase, translating into MTHGPDPQTRYPLPGQTRLVFLNRVITNPHIQVGDYTYYDDPDDPTTFERNVLYHFDFVGDRLIIGKFCAIASGATFIMNGGNHATQGISTYPFGIFGQGWESAMPTAWPHKGDTTIGHDVWIGYQATLMPGVTVGHGAIIGTKSVVTHDVEPYAIVAGNPARVIRKRFTDAEIETLIQVAWWDWPIEKITAHLAVIGGGDVEAIASLTP
- the moeB gene encoding molybdopterin-synthase adenylyltransferase MoeB, with amino-acid sequence MLNPNLDDIQLSKDDYERYARHIILPEVGLEGQKRLKAASVLCIGTGGLGSPLLLYLAAAGIGRIGIVDFDVVDHSNLQRQVIHGTSWVGKPKIESAKHRILEINPTCQVDLYNTRLSSENALDIFRPYDVVIDGTDNFPTRYLTNDACVLLDKPNVYGSIFRFEGQATVFNYEGGPNYRDLYPEPPPPGMVPSCAEGGVLGVLPGIIGVIQATEAIKIILGSNTTLSGRLLLYNALEMSFRELKLRPNPVRPVIEKLIDYEQFCGIPQAQAEAEQEKAAMQEMTVTELKALLDSDAQDYVLIDVRNPNEYEIAQIPGAVLIPLPDIEQGPGVEKVKAVLNGHRLIAHCKMGGRSATAIRILKEHGIDGTNVVGGITAWSQEVDSSVPQY
- the acnB gene encoding bifunctional aconitate hydratase 2/2-methylisocitrate dehydratase, yielding MLEAYRNHVAERAVLGIPPLPLTAAQTTDLCELLKNPPAAEKEELLMLLRDRVPPGVDEAAYVKAGFLTGIAKGEIPCPLISKQGAIDLLGTMVGGYNVQSLVDLLKSRDPEVASTAAIALSKTTLVFDAFNDVLNLSEVNPHAKQVIDAWAEGDWFISKPKLPETITVTVFKVPGETNTDDLSPAPHATTRPDIPLHATVMLESRMPDGLATIAQLKAQGHPVAYVGDVVGTGSSRKSAANSLLWHIGNDIPFIPNKRSGGVVLGGKIAPIFFNTCEDSGALPIECDVNALNTGDVITIHPYAGKITNAAGETISSFELKPETIVDEVRAGGRIPLLIGRSLTDKTREALGLPLSDLFTRPTLPSDTGNGFTLAQKMVGKACGLPGIRPGTSCEPLMTTVGSQDTTGPMTRDELKELACLGFSADLTLQTFCHTAAYPKPVDITTHKNLPDFFATRGGVALRPGDGIIHSWLNRMLLPDTVGTGGDSHTRFPLGISFPAGSGLVAFAAALGAMPLDMPESVLVKFSGELQPGVTLRDIVNAIPWVAMQQGKLTAGKGDKINVFNGRIMEMEGLPDLKVEQAFELTDATAERSCAGSTIKLSEETVAEYLRSNVALLKNMVARGYQDPKTLMRRVAKMEQWLANPELMSADADADYVDTIEINLNEIKEPIVAAPNDPDNVKLMSECAGDTIHEVFIGSCMTNIGHYRAAAKILEGAGPVKGRLWICPPTRMDEKQLREEGVYGVFAAAGARTEMPGCSLCMGNQARVEDGVTVFSTSTRNFNNRMGKGAQVYLGSAELAAVCALLGKIPTVAEYLAIVTEKLDPFADELYRYLNFDQIADFEDEGRVIPLDQMPKIEDILGMPATVK
- a CDS encoding HD domain-containing protein is translated as MMSLLPVGLEPRLMAQMRFIVEIDRLKTVLRQTSLADGSRRENSAEHSWHLALMAIALADYAPPGVDLHRAIALLLVHDVVEIDAGDTFCYDLAGNADKAAREQAAADRIFGLLPKDQSQQYRDLWDEFEAGETVTAQFAIALDRLQPFLLNLANHGGTWREHGIDEARIRDRMAPVARVSPELGGMVEAAIAQCRAAGAIV
- the msrP gene encoding protein-methionine-sulfoxide reductase catalytic subunit MsrP; translation: MPFSLHPPTWHLRENHVTSESAYFTRRHVLKTLLGFGVSASILPLTGCKSTPSGPGSELEQSFQLPKLSPIRKNPDFREGDRPLTTQNLASQYNNFYEFGGTKSIWKAAQTLPTNPWTLAVTGLVKNPRTYDLDDLRNTFDLEERIYRFRCVEAWSMVLPWVGFPMRKIIEAVEPTSNAKFVRFTSFYDEKITPGPGFHLGSLPWPYQEGLRIEEMANDLAFFAVGIYGKELPKQHGAPIRAVLPWKYGFKGAKSIVKIEFVAEQPATYWNSLIPNEYGFEANVNPGKPHPRWSQATERFIGPGTTLDWEMKETLLYNGYAEQVGGLYRL
- a CDS encoding TIGR03032 family protein, translated to MTDPDAPLRSVHTSNFPDLLNQLGISLVVSTYQAGKVIVMRADGNTMNTHFRVFPKPMGLVADRERMAIGSTLQIFELRNVPAVAAKLDPPDRHDACYLPRKIHITGDIDIHEMAYAGSDLWFVNTRFSCLCTLEDPTCSFVPRWRPPFISAYDLSDRCHLNGLAVVDDQPRYITALGATDTPAGWRKNKASGGILMDVSNNEFVTQGLSMPHSPRWYDGKLWVLESGKGSLAQVDPMTGAVETVTLMPGFTRGLDFWHRVAFVGLSQVRETAVFSGLPITEQGDRNCGVWAVHLDTGQILAFLRFEAAVQEIFSVQVLPGIRFPELIDWDETLLGSSYVLPDAAVQEVAQGPLEFDHDEQADFLFRSGNDRYTQGNLTEAMQNYQQCLELKPDFPLARYNLGVIYRQMERWAEAEAAFKQVVATDPKNAAVYNNLGIVAQHQGRYQDAVRDYERAIALQPDFATAHFNYGMLLLSLGDLKRGFTESEWRWQTEEFTPFDCPHPRWQGEDITGKTLLIHTEQGAGDAIQFCRFIPLVAERCAQILLVCMPELMPLLRTVPGITKLLPPGQLSLSDFQAFVPLMSLPYCLGTTLETLPNTVPYLDVERSPTMQLLGEGLKVGIVWGGSPTHKNDHHRSTRLAAWLPILTVPGVTFFSLQKGERSAELADLPPEVTVQDLGPQIQDFGDTANFLKQLDLVITVDTSGAHLAGALGLKVWVLLCADPDWRWLRDREADSLPGRLDSPWYPTMNLFRQTELDHWEPVMAEVRALLQAQIP
- a CDS encoding MBL fold metallo-hydrolase; the protein is MPSTHDVQEESLAVSVDVQFWGVRDQIPTPGEDTVRYGGNTSCVELRIDDHCLVFDGGTGLRILGNSLLSRMPVEAHLFFTHCHWDRIQGFPFFVPAFIPINHFHIYGANASNGSTFQQRLSKQMLGPNFPVPIQVMQSKLEFHDLNDLNKCHIGDDIVIESCLLNDHHRSVGYRTTVHDKAIVYAMSPDDCLESASSPLFEFARNADLLMLAAPRATSAGVPLALESSDRLHHNIKTAKDVGVKHIILSLHNPDHSDDYLDHIESKLQQLFPNLNLAREGMVVPLSP